TGAATTTGTGGGCTTTGTAGATAAGCGCCAGGGCTATAGCAAAATGATGAAATCTCTCAGCGAGATCTTGCGCTTTATTTAAAAATTGAAAATTGGAATTAAAGTGAAGGCTTGTGCCTTCACTTTTTGCGTCGAAATCTCTTCTACCAAGTGAGTTTTACGGAGTCGGCAGAGCGTTTTGCAGGCCCGTGAAAGACAGCTTCAATATTGTTGCCATCGGGATCAATCACAAAAGCGGCATAGTAGCCAGGATGATAAGGTCGATTGCCAGGAGCGCCATTGTCTTTTCCGCCGGCTTTTAACGCAGCTTCATAAAAAGCCTTCACCATATTTTCATCTTTGGCTTGAAAAGCCAAATGAGTGCGGCCGGTCAGAGCGCCTGCCGATGCTCGGCTTTCTTTGGAGGAAATAAAGAGTTCGTCAATCCAGAAATAATCTTCGCCTTGACCGCCTAAAGGAACTTGCAAAGCTTCAAAAACAGAAAAATAAAATTTTTTACTGGCTTCAAGGTCACGTACGACAAGTTGAATATGATCAATCAAACGGCCACGATGAATTTCGTTTACTTCCATGGAATCTCCTTGCTGAGTTGATTTCAACAGAGGAGATCCAGGTAGTCATTGCGCAGAATGTAGATTAAGTTTCGAGAACAAAATCCCAGCGGATTTTTACAGTGCCGTCACCCTCGATGATTCCTTTGGGAGGATTCGGGAAGGGAGCAGCTGCGCGGAAGGCTTCGATGGCGGCATCATCTAAATCGCGCACGCCCGAGTCACTTAAGACTTGCACGCGCACAAGAGTGCCTTTGTCATTTAATACGATCATCAATTTCGTGATGCGATCCTGATTTGTTGCTGCAGGAGCGCGGCCTTCTTTAAAGAGCTTCGAAAGTTTTTCGCGCACGCGGCCTTCCCAGTGTTGAGAAAGTTGGCGGCGAATGCGGTTGTAGTAAGAATAATATTTAAATTCACGCGTGTTCAAAACCGTTTCAAGGCCTGCTTCGACGTCTTTGATATAGTCATTCGTTTGGCTTGTCTCGGCACCCGTACCGGTGTTTTGATCACCGTTGCCTCGACCTTCGCCTAGACCGGCCTGTTTGTCGGCGACTTTTTGTCTTTCCAACGCTTCGCTGGCATCAAAACCTTTGAAAAGATCTTTGGCGATGTGCTTTTTAGATTCTTCTTCTTTGACGACATTCTTATGTTTGCCATCGCCTTTAGGTCCAGTTTTTTCTGGAGCTGCCTTCTTCACGTTTTGAAATTGGCCATGAACTTTGGCGACCGTTTGCTTTTGCACTTTTTGGTTTTTGGCGCTCAAAAAGCGTGCGTTTTCCGGAGCCTCTTCGTTGGTTGAAGTCTCGTTTTGTTCTACGATTTGATTGGCAGGAAGAAGTGCTTTTTTCTTAGCTAACTCTTCCACTTGCGCCATTTTTTGCAGGTCTTCCGGGCTCAGAAAATTGATGCTCACTGTTTCAGTCTTTTTCGGAGCTTCAGGAGAGAGTCGGTC
This region of Bdellovibrio sp. BCCA genomic DNA includes:
- a CDS encoding VOC family protein — its product is MEVNEIHRGRLIDHIQLVVRDLEASKKFYFSVFEALQVPLGGQGEDYFWIDELFISSKESRASAGALTGRTHLAFQAKDENMVKAFYEAALKAGGKDNGAPGNRPYHPGYYAAFVIDPDGNNIEAVFHGPAKRSADSVKLTW
- a CDS encoding energy transducer TonB family protein, which produces MMKSPSFRMYVLLSIVFHILVVGTLLVVDRLSPEAPKKTETVSINFLSPEDLQKMAQVEELAKKKALLPANQIVEQNETSTNEEAPENARFLSAKNQKVQKQTVAKVHGQFQNVKKAAPEKTGPKGDGKHKNVVKEEESKKHIAKDLFKGFDASEALERQKVADKQAGLGEGRGNGDQNTGTGAETSQTNDYIKDVEAGLETVLNTREFKYYSYYNRIRRQLSQHWEGRVREKLSKLFKEGRAPAATNQDRITKLMIVLNDKGTLVRVQVLSDSGVRDLDDAAIEAFRAAAPFPNPPKGIIEGDGTVKIRWDFVLET